The following coding sequences lie in one Thalassoglobus polymorphus genomic window:
- a CDS encoding ExbD/TolR family protein, with translation MKIPHTKPTVVEADMTPMIDMTFQLIAFFMIVTNFEQTQADERVKLPADKLARPPKVAREQEVVLNVGFDRDQQGNKINPDAVIYYGDEKIRVLDYLPRLKQEYALSEKQYGKAKAEGITVVIRADGDVPTGLIQELIKMGQEAKFTKFALKAKSDEEE, from the coding sequence ATGAAAATTCCACATACCAAACCGACCGTTGTCGAAGCGGATATGACACCGATGATCGACATGACTTTTCAGTTGATCGCGTTTTTCATGATTGTCACCAACTTCGAGCAAACTCAAGCTGATGAACGTGTCAAACTTCCAGCAGACAAACTTGCCCGCCCACCGAAAGTCGCACGTGAGCAGGAAGTTGTTCTGAACGTCGGTTTTGACCGTGATCAGCAAGGAAATAAAATCAACCCAGACGCCGTTATCTACTACGGTGACGAGAAGATTCGTGTCTTGGATTACCTTCCCCGATTGAAGCAGGAATATGCTCTTTCGGAAAAGCAGTACGGGAAAGCCAAGGCTGAAGGGATTACGGTAGTGATTCGTGCCGATGGAGATGTGCCGACAGGGCTTATCCAAGAACTCATAAAAATGGGGCAGGAAGCAAAGTTCACGAAGTTTGCGCTGAAGGCCAAGTCGGACGAAGAAGAGTGA
- the proC gene encoding pyrroline-5-carboxylate reductase has product MSAQKIGFIGAGKMATALAKGVINSGFAATEDLLASDSFADSRVAFEKQTGSQTTENNLDVLKAADVVILAVKPQVLGDVLTELSKEATAEHLFVSIVAGAQLETLQQAIPVSRHVRVMPNTPAIVQLGAAGFSCGAKATSDDATFVQEMLETVGLALNVPEHLLDVVTGLSGSGPAYVFEMIEALSDGAVLMGLPRTAATQLAAQTLLGAAKMVLETGQHPGALKDAVTSPGGTTIAGLHQLERGGLRGVLMNAVQAATEKSKELGKKS; this is encoded by the coding sequence ATGTCGGCACAAAAGATTGGTTTCATTGGCGCAGGGAAGATGGCGACGGCATTGGCAAAAGGGGTGATCAACTCTGGCTTTGCCGCTACGGAAGATCTTCTGGCCAGCGACAGTTTCGCAGACTCGCGAGTTGCTTTTGAAAAACAGACCGGTTCGCAAACAACAGAGAACAACCTCGATGTCCTCAAAGCGGCTGACGTTGTTATTCTTGCGGTGAAGCCTCAAGTGTTGGGGGACGTGCTGACGGAATTGTCGAAAGAGGCAACCGCCGAGCATCTCTTTGTTTCAATCGTCGCTGGAGCACAACTGGAAACACTCCAGCAAGCGATCCCTGTGAGCCGACACGTACGCGTCATGCCAAACACACCGGCGATTGTCCAACTGGGAGCTGCCGGATTTTCCTGCGGGGCGAAAGCCACCTCCGACGATGCTACGTTTGTACAAGAGATGCTCGAAACAGTTGGCCTTGCTCTGAACGTTCCCGAACATTTACTGGACGTGGTGACTGGTCTTTCAGGCAGCGGTCCTGCATACGTGTTCGAGATGATCGAAGCTCTCAGCGATGGAGCCGTTCTTATGGGTCTTCCCAGAACCGCGGCGACACAATTGGCGGCTCAAACTCTGCTCGGAGCTGCAAAAATGGTTCTCGAAACCGGACAACATCCGGGTGCTTTGAAAGACGCCGTCACCAGTCCCGGCGGGACAACAATCGCCGGCCTCCATCAACTCGAACGAGGCGGACTGCGCGGCGTCCTCATGAACGCCGTACAAGCTGCGACAGAAAAGTCTAAAGAGCTCGGAAAAAAGAGCTAA
- a CDS encoding MotA/TolQ/ExbB proton channel family protein, translating into MFLGRTRQRRLWQATTLLMLIMAMFVASTPSSSWAFQEAEAEPAAAEAAEPAAEPAPAGTEEESEEKNPANETFLVWMINASGAFGAVLLLISFIMVAVIMMNLLQVRRDNMLPEGFVAAFEEKLNAKDYQGAYEIARNDESLIARVLAAGLSRLNRGYEEAIEGMQEVGEEESMTMEHRLSYLALIGSVAPMIGLMGTVWGMIASFRTIATAPVAPKPKDLADGISTALFTTLEGLVVAIPAIIAYSLLRNRVSRLLLEVGRVSEGLMSRLPVGKSAE; encoded by the coding sequence ATGTTTCTTGGTCGAACTCGACAACGACGGCTCTGGCAGGCGACCACCCTTCTCATGTTAATCATGGCGATGTTTGTCGCATCCACCCCCAGTTCCAGTTGGGCATTCCAGGAGGCCGAAGCTGAACCCGCCGCGGCAGAGGCAGCGGAACCAGCTGCCGAACCTGCTCCAGCGGGGACTGAAGAGGAAAGTGAAGAAAAGAATCCAGCGAATGAAACATTCCTTGTCTGGATGATCAACGCTTCGGGAGCGTTTGGAGCAGTCTTGCTGCTCATTTCCTTCATTATGGTGGCAGTCATTATGATGAACTTGTTGCAAGTGCGACGCGACAACATGCTCCCGGAAGGTTTCGTGGCAGCTTTTGAAGAGAAGTTAAACGCCAAAGATTACCAGGGAGCCTACGAAATCGCCCGTAACGATGAATCACTCATCGCTCGCGTTCTCGCTGCCGGACTCAGCCGACTCAATCGTGGCTACGAAGAAGCTATCGAAGGAATGCAGGAAGTCGGTGAAGAGGAAAGCATGACCATGGAACACCGTCTGAGCTATCTGGCCTTGATCGGTTCGGTTGCTCCGATGATCGGATTGATGGGAACTGTCTGGGGGATGATTGCTTCCTTCCGAACCATTGCAACCGCTCCTGTTGCTCCAAAACCAAAAGATCTTGCAGACGGAATTTCTACAGCGTTGTTTACCACGCTGGAAGGACTTGTCGTCGCGATTCCTGCCATTATCGCTTACAGCTTGCTACGTAACCGTGTTTCACGTTTGCTTCTCGAAGTGGGTCGTGTCAGCGAAGGTTTGATGAGCCGCTTGCCTGTTGGGAAATCGGCTGAGTAA
- the tyrS gene encoding tyrosine--tRNA ligase, which produces MSFPPVDEQLQILRRGVEKIVPEEELAAKLQKSRETNTPLRVKYGIDPTAADVHLGHTVPLRKMRQFQDLGHQAVIIIGNATAMVGDPSGRDEARTKKLSEEDIEENAKYYLNQVGKVIDLDNAEVHRNGDWFGKMGLVEILNLCGKVTVAQLLTRDDFAKRMKAEVPIFLHECLYPVMQAWDSVVIQSDVELGGTEQLYSFMLARDLQKDQSQNQQIGIMSPILVGTDGTRRMGKSLGNYIGISESPYEMMKKFMQLPDDVMKMYYELLTGIDLDEVDQILAGHPKEAKVRLGKTVISEYHDETAAEDAAARWQKEIGEGNLPSEIPEKSLSRALLNEEGSIQAAQLLKELELVPSTSQAIQRIKGGAVFFLIDGEKTKIADRGDWIKIVPGMIVRAGKKDWAKVQLGE; this is translated from the coding sequence ATGTCATTTCCTCCAGTTGATGAACAACTTCAAATCCTTCGGCGCGGTGTTGAAAAAATCGTTCCGGAAGAAGAACTCGCTGCGAAGCTCCAGAAAAGCCGCGAGACCAATACCCCCTTACGAGTGAAATACGGAATCGACCCGACAGCGGCCGATGTTCATCTGGGGCATACTGTTCCCCTGAGAAAGATGCGGCAGTTTCAGGATTTAGGTCATCAGGCAGTGATCATCATCGGAAACGCCACCGCCATGGTCGGTGATCCCAGCGGTCGAGACGAAGCCCGCACGAAGAAACTCTCCGAAGAAGATATTGAAGAGAACGCAAAGTATTACCTGAACCAAGTCGGCAAAGTCATCGATCTCGACAACGCCGAAGTTCACCGCAACGGCGACTGGTTCGGGAAAATGGGCTTGGTCGAGATTCTCAATCTGTGCGGTAAAGTGACCGTGGCTCAACTGCTTACGCGTGACGATTTCGCAAAACGAATGAAAGCAGAAGTCCCTATTTTCTTGCATGAATGCCTGTATCCCGTCATGCAGGCCTGGGATTCAGTCGTCATTCAATCCGATGTCGAACTTGGTGGGACCGAACAACTTTACAGTTTCATGCTGGCTCGCGACCTTCAAAAGGATCAAAGCCAGAATCAGCAAATCGGGATTATGTCACCCATTCTCGTCGGTACCGATGGGACTCGCCGAATGGGGAAAAGTTTGGGGAACTACATTGGGATCTCGGAATCTCCCTATGAGATGATGAAGAAGTTCATGCAGCTTCCCGATGATGTTATGAAAATGTACTACGAGTTGCTCACTGGAATTGATCTCGACGAAGTCGATCAAATTCTCGCAGGACACCCCAAAGAAGCAAAAGTCCGTCTGGGTAAAACGGTCATTTCAGAATATCACGACGAGACCGCTGCGGAAGACGCGGCGGCACGTTGGCAAAAGGAAATTGGAGAGGGGAATCTCCCTTCGGAGATTCCGGAGAAGTCCCTCAGCCGTGCGTTGCTCAACGAAGAAGGATCAATTCAGGCGGCTCAACTTCTCAAAGAACTGGAACTGGTTCCGTCGACATCTCAGGCGATTCAACGGATCAAGGGAGGAGCTGTCTTCTTCCTGATTGACGGAGAAAAAACAAAAATTGCCGACCGTGGAGACTGGATTAAAATTGTTCCGGGAATGATCGTCCGCGCCGGCAAAAAAGATTGGGCGAAAGTTCAACTGGGAGAGTAG
- a CDS encoding tetratricopeptide repeat protein, with product MCRHHLFAACGLLFVLSTTSSAQTIDSVYRKSTAKPVAGEITEVTKTDVTVTQKVGNKTEKIPANDILYIEWKGEPPALGLARSNERNGNYSQAVTGYQEALAALEASNTRVKADITFSLARTASKLAQSDPDQAASAITQLKEFIAANRDFYRFFDAQMILASTALQVNDAGTAEEAYTVLEQAPWTDYQMAGKIGNAETLLARNDINGAKAIFDQVAAMSTKSAAEKSRQLQAKLGQAECLQRQNKQDEATTILNKVIEETTADDSRINAEAYLRLGDGYVSQGQKNKEAVLAYLHVDVIPAFAAHSDLHAEALFRLFKLWPALNQPSRSADAAAKLESDYPNSPWTKQLSGAN from the coding sequence ATGTGTCGACACCATCTCTTTGCTGCTTGCGGACTCTTGTTCGTCCTGTCAACAACCTCCTCCGCACAAACGATTGATTCCGTTTATCGAAAGAGTACAGCTAAGCCTGTCGCGGGCGAAATCACTGAAGTGACCAAGACTGACGTGACAGTCACGCAAAAGGTTGGGAATAAAACGGAAAAAATTCCCGCCAACGATATCCTCTATATTGAATGGAAAGGTGAGCCTCCCGCCTTGGGACTTGCGCGGAGTAACGAACGCAATGGGAATTACTCGCAAGCGGTCACGGGGTACCAGGAAGCATTAGCGGCTCTTGAAGCCAGCAATACTCGAGTCAAAGCCGATATTACCTTTTCTCTTGCCAGGACTGCCTCGAAGCTGGCTCAATCTGATCCAGACCAGGCTGCGTCTGCCATCACGCAACTCAAAGAATTCATCGCAGCCAATCGCGATTTCTATCGTTTCTTCGATGCTCAGATGATTCTGGCTTCCACTGCTTTACAGGTGAACGATGCCGGTACCGCAGAAGAGGCCTATACGGTTCTTGAGCAGGCTCCTTGGACGGATTATCAAATGGCAGGCAAGATCGGGAACGCCGAGACACTGCTTGCTCGCAACGATATTAACGGAGCCAAAGCGATTTTCGATCAGGTCGCTGCGATGAGTACAAAAAGTGCAGCTGAAAAATCACGTCAACTTCAAGCCAAGCTCGGTCAGGCAGAATGCCTGCAACGTCAGAATAAACAAGACGAAGCGACCACAATTTTGAATAAAGTGATCGAAGAAACGACCGCGGATGACTCGCGGATTAATGCTGAAGCATACTTAAGACTAGGTGATGGCTACGTCAGTCAGGGGCAAAAGAACAAAGAGGCTGTCTTGGCTTACTTGCATGTCGATGTGATTCCAGCTTTCGCTGCCCATTCCGATTTGCATGCAGAAGCCCTCTTTAGATTATTTAAGCTGTGGCCAGCACTGAACCAGCCGAGCCGTAGCGCCGATGCCGCAGCTAAGCTGGAATCGGACTACCCCAACAGCCCCTGGACAAAGCAGCTCTCAGGGGCCAACTGA
- a CDS encoding ExbD/TolR family protein, with translation MKIRRKETDTKVDMQMSAMIDIVFQLLIFFLLTLKIVPPEGDFNINMPLGAVSQQADDTPPPLDLKVRLEANEDGTLSQLWFGGRSLGNDFPFCFERLNAEIGQIAGGQQGFSDDLEVELNPDYNLHYRYIVKAISACRGRMQGDQQITYIEKIKFAPINQPQ, from the coding sequence ATGAAGATTCGACGAAAAGAAACAGACACGAAAGTGGATATGCAAATGTCGGCAATGATCGACATTGTGTTTCAGCTATTGATCTTCTTCTTGCTCACATTGAAAATCGTTCCTCCGGAAGGGGACTTCAATATCAATATGCCGTTGGGAGCAGTTTCTCAGCAGGCGGACGACACTCCACCGCCGCTTGACCTCAAGGTCCGGCTGGAAGCGAATGAAGATGGCACACTGAGCCAGTTGTGGTTTGGGGGTCGCTCACTCGGAAACGATTTTCCGTTTTGTTTTGAACGATTAAATGCTGAAATCGGTCAAATTGCCGGTGGACAACAAGGTTTTAGCGACGACCTCGAGGTCGAACTTAATCCCGATTACAACTTGCACTATCGCTACATCGTCAAGGCGATCTCGGCTTGTCGGGGGCGAATGCAAGGTGATCAGCAAATTACCTACATCGAAAAAATTAAATTCGCCCCGATCAATCAACCGCAGTGA